One segment of Macrotis lagotis isolate mMagLag1 chromosome 1, bilby.v1.9.chrom.fasta, whole genome shotgun sequence DNA contains the following:
- the LOC141490932 gene encoding claudin-16-like isoform X2 yields MPRPNLLPLACLALLSTALLLTATWTDCWVVNSDDSLEVSHKCQGLWRACVTNLLDGIRTCDQYDSILATHPRRRVLTRSLLLVAGLLCSCGLVALLLTLTKAQFLGNDPRTRIRLAWAAGCLLGAGGFPGALGSLWFAVEVAMERTLPIQPRGPLTGYYEWGWSCWLGIVGSAGCMATALGLAYCLSGLWLPGRRGSGHQIRSRMHPQAIYILESSV; encoded by the exons ATGCCGAGACCCAACCTCTTGCCATTGGCCTGCCTGGCCCTGCTTTCTACGGCCTTGCTGCTCACGGCCACCTGGACCGACTGTTGGGTGGTTAACTCCGACGACAGTCTGGAG GTGAGCCACAAGTGCCAGGGGCTGTGGCGGGCGTGTGTCACCAATCTGCTGGATGGGATCCGGACCTGTGATCAATACGATTCCATCCTGGCCACGCATCCAC GGCGGCGGGTTTTGACCAGGTCCCTGTTGCTCGTGGCTGGGCTGCTGTGTAGCTGCGGGTTAGTGGCCCTACTCCTCACTCTGACCAAGGCACAGTTCCTGGGAAATGACCCCAGGACAAGGATTCGGCTGGCCTGGGCAGCAGGCTGCCTCTTAGGTGCTGGAG GATTCCCTGGAGCACTGGGCTCACTCTGGTTTGCTGTGGAGGTGGCTATGGAGCGAACCCTACCTATTCAGCCCCGAGGACCCCTTACTGGCTACTACGAATGGGGCTGGTCATGCTGGTTAGGCATTGTGGGATCTGCTGGCTGCATGGCCACTGCCTTGGGCCTGGCCTACTGTCTTTCAGGTCTCTGGCTCCCAG GCAGGAGGGGCTCTGGACACCAAATCAGAAGCCGGATGCACCCACAGGCCATATATATCCTGGAATCCAGTGTCTAA
- the LOC141490932 gene encoding claudin-16-like isoform X1 yields the protein MAGRGTAWPSGRTSAGWCRLQVPMPRPNLLPLACLALLSTALLLTATWTDCWVVNSDDSLEVSHKCQGLWRACVTNLLDGIRTCDQYDSILATHPRRRVLTRSLLLVAGLLCSCGLVALLLTLTKAQFLGNDPRTRIRLAWAAGCLLGAGGFPGALGSLWFAVEVAMERTLPIQPRGPLTGYYEWGWSCWLGIVGSAGCMATALGLAYCLSGLWLPGRRGSGHQIRSRMHPQAIYILESSV from the exons ATGGCGGGACGTGGGACCGCCTGGCCGTCGGGTCGGACCTCTGCGGGGTGGTGTCGTCTGCAGGTCCCAATGCCGAGACCCAACCTCTTGCCATTGGCCTGCCTGGCCCTGCTTTCTACGGCCTTGCTGCTCACGGCCACCTGGACCGACTGTTGGGTGGTTAACTCCGACGACAGTCTGGAG GTGAGCCACAAGTGCCAGGGGCTGTGGCGGGCGTGTGTCACCAATCTGCTGGATGGGATCCGGACCTGTGATCAATACGATTCCATCCTGGCCACGCATCCAC GGCGGCGGGTTTTGACCAGGTCCCTGTTGCTCGTGGCTGGGCTGCTGTGTAGCTGCGGGTTAGTGGCCCTACTCCTCACTCTGACCAAGGCACAGTTCCTGGGAAATGACCCCAGGACAAGGATTCGGCTGGCCTGGGCAGCAGGCTGCCTCTTAGGTGCTGGAG GATTCCCTGGAGCACTGGGCTCACTCTGGTTTGCTGTGGAGGTGGCTATGGAGCGAACCCTACCTATTCAGCCCCGAGGACCCCTTACTGGCTACTACGAATGGGGCTGGTCATGCTGGTTAGGCATTGTGGGATCTGCTGGCTGCATGGCCACTGCCTTGGGCCTGGCCTACTGTCTTTCAGGTCTCTGGCTCCCAG GCAGGAGGGGCTCTGGACACCAAATCAGAAGCCGGATGCACCCACAGGCCATATATATCCTGGAATCCAGTGTCTAA